One window of the Triticum dicoccoides isolate Atlit2015 ecotype Zavitan chromosome 3B, WEW_v2.0, whole genome shotgun sequence genome contains the following:
- the LOC119274614 gene encoding probable zinc metalloprotease EGY2, chloroplastic isoform X5, whose protein sequence is MSSSPPCPPPSRATSSYGCCCHRPLLASTSAPARSRGARLTLTLRSPSLPPPAGPLSRSGSRRVACRAADEPEPAASNGDEAVADAPSPPADSVVQEDAAAEADSGADNTKDESPNAEPLNSALTSLQNIDRYAKAAADSAAQTKDESPNAEPVSASDTVQNIDGDATAAADSAAQKQEQLVEVDVNVASGSPLPGMKQQLEEAVSIPKATVDILKDQVFSFDTFFVTSHEPYEGGILFKGNLRGVPAKSFEKITTRLENKFGDEFKVFLLINPEDEKPVAVVVPKQTVEPATGSVPEWAAAGAFGVVTIFTLLLRNVPVLQDNLLSTFDNLELLKDGLPGALVTGLIVGVHEIGHILAARDAGVKLSVPYFVPSWQIGSFGGITRIVNIVRNRGDLLKVAAAGPVAGFSLGFGLLLLGFTLPPSDGLGIIVDPAVFHQSFLLGGLAKLILGDVLKEGTQLSINPLVLWAWAGLLINAINSIPAGELDGGRIALAMWGRKVSSRLGSVTIALLGLSSLFSDVAFYWAVLIFFLQRGPIAPLSEEITEPENRYIGLGVTILFLGLLVCLPYPFLFDPSQVTDFDF, encoded by the exons ATGAGCTCTTCTCCTCCTTGCCCGCCGCCGTCGCGGGCCACGTCGTCGTACGGATGCTGCTGCCACCGCCCGCTCCTCGCGTCCACCTCCGCGCCGGCGAGGAGCAGAGGCGCTCGCCTCACGCTCACGCTCCGCTCCCCATCCCTCCCGCCTCCCGCCGGCCCTCTCAGCAG GTCGGGGAGCCGGAGGGTCGCATGCCGAGCGGCCGACGAGCCTGAGCCAGCCGCCAGCAATGGCGACGAGGCTGTGGCTGATGCCCCATCGCCTCCAGCCGACAGTGTTGTCCAAGAAGATGCAGCTGCAGAGGCCGATTCTGGTGCAGACAAT ACGAAAGATGAATCCCCGAATGCAGAGCCGCTAAACTCCGCTCTCACATCGCTTCAGAACATCGACCGGTATGCTAAAGCAGCCGCTGACAGCGCTGCGCAG ACGAAAGATGAATCCCCGAATGCAGAGCCGGTAAGCGCTAGCGACACGGTTCAGAACATCGACGGAGATGCGACTGCAGCCGCTGACAGCGCTGCGCAG AAACAGGAGCAGCTGGTGGAGGTTGATGTTAATGTTGCTAGTGGCTCTCCTTTGCCTGGAATGAAG CAACAGCTTGAAGAAGCTGTGAGTATCCCCAAGGCTACAGTAGACATCCTAAAGGATCAAGTTTTCAGTTTTGACACGTTCTTCGTGACCAGCCACGAGCCTTATGAG GGTGGAATACTATTTAAAGGGAACTTGCGTGGTGTGCCagccaaaagttttgaaaagatcaCAACTCGACTAGAG AACAAATTTGGCGATGAATTTAAGGTTTTTCTTCTCATCAATCCAGAGGATGAGAAGCCAGTTGCAGTAGTTGTACCTAAGCAGACAGTGGAGCCTGCCACTGGAT CCGTCCCAGAGTGGGCTGCTGCTGGTGCATTCGGAGTAGTTACCATCTTCACTCTGTTGCTTCGGAATGTACCTGTCCTTCAGGACAACTTGCT ATCAACATTTGATAACCTTGAGCTATTGAAAGATGGACTTCCTGGTGCCTTGGTAACTGGACTCATAGTAGGGGTTCATGAAATTGGACATATCCTTGCTGCTAGGGATGCTGGGGTCAAGCTTTCGGTACCATATTTTGTTCCTAGCTGGCAG ATAGGATCTTTTGGTGGCATCACCAGAATAGTCAATATTGTCCGCAATCGCGGGGACCTGCTCAAGGTAGCAGCTGCTGGACCGGTTGCGGGGTTTTCGCTCGGATTTGGTCTTCTTCTGCTGGGCTTCACGTTACCTCCAAGTGACGGTCTTGGTATCATCGTAGATCCCGCCGTATTTCATCAATCATTTCTTCTTGGTGGTCTTG CAAAACTTATTCTTGGAGATGTTCTAAAAGAAGGAACACAACTATCCATCAACCCTCTGGTTTTGTGGGCTTGGGCTGGTCTCCTGATCAATGCCATCAACAGCATCCCCGCGGGAGAGCTCGACGGTGGCCGCATAGCGCTTGCCATGTGGGGAAGAAAG GTATCATCCCGGCTTGGCAGCGTCACCATTGCGTTGCTCGGGCTCTCGTCGCTCTTCAGCGACGTCGCCTTCTACTGGGCGGTACTCATCTTCTTCCTGCAGAGGGGCCCGATCGCTcccctctccgaggagataacggaGCCCGAGAACAGATACATCGGCCTCGGCGTCACCATTTTGTTCCTGGGGCTGCTGGTCTGCCTGCCCTACCCGTTCCTCTTCGACCCTTCGCAAGTTACTGATTTCGACTTCTGA
- the LOC119274614 gene encoding probable zinc metalloprotease EGY2, chloroplastic isoform X8, translated as MSSSPPCPPPSRATSSYGCCCHRPLLASTSAPARSRGARLTLTLRSPSLPPPAGPLSRSGSRRVACRAADEPEPAASNGDEAVADAPSPPADSVVQEDAAAEADSGADNTKDESPNAEPLNSALTSLQNIDRYAKAAADSAAQEQLVEVDVNVASGSPLPGMKLEEAVSIPKATVDILKDQVFSFDTFFVTSHEPYEGGILFKGNLRGVPAKSFEKITTRLENKFGDEFKVFLLINPEDEKPVAVVVPKQTVEPATGSVPEWAAAGAFGVVTIFTLLLRNVPVLQDNLLSTFDNLELLKDGLPGALVTGLIVGVHEIGHILAARDAGVKLSVPYFVPSWQIGSFGGITRIVNIVRNRGDLLKVAAAGPVAGFSLGFGLLLLGFTLPPSDGLGIIVDPAVFHQSFLLGGLAKLILGDVLKEGTQLSINPLVLWAWAGLLINAINSIPAGELDGGRIALAMWGRKVSSRLGSVTIALLGLSSLFSDVAFYWAVLIFFLQRGPIAPLSEEITEPENRYIGLGVTILFLGLLVCLPYPFLFDPSQVTDFDF; from the exons ATGAGCTCTTCTCCTCCTTGCCCGCCGCCGTCGCGGGCCACGTCGTCGTACGGATGCTGCTGCCACCGCCCGCTCCTCGCGTCCACCTCCGCGCCGGCGAGGAGCAGAGGCGCTCGCCTCACGCTCACGCTCCGCTCCCCATCCCTCCCGCCTCCCGCCGGCCCTCTCAGCAG GTCGGGGAGCCGGAGGGTCGCATGCCGAGCGGCCGACGAGCCTGAGCCAGCCGCCAGCAATGGCGACGAGGCTGTGGCTGATGCCCCATCGCCTCCAGCCGACAGTGTTGTCCAAGAAGATGCAGCTGCAGAGGCCGATTCTGGTGCAGACAAT ACGAAAGATGAATCCCCGAATGCAGAGCCGCTAAACTCCGCTCTCACATCGCTTCAGAACATCGACCGGTATGCTAAAGCAGCCGCTGACAGCGCTGCGCAG GAGCAGCTGGTGGAGGTTGATGTTAATGTTGCTAGTGGCTCTCCTTTGCCTGGAATGAAG CTTGAAGAAGCTGTGAGTATCCCCAAGGCTACAGTAGACATCCTAAAGGATCAAGTTTTCAGTTTTGACACGTTCTTCGTGACCAGCCACGAGCCTTATGAG GGTGGAATACTATTTAAAGGGAACTTGCGTGGTGTGCCagccaaaagttttgaaaagatcaCAACTCGACTAGAG AACAAATTTGGCGATGAATTTAAGGTTTTTCTTCTCATCAATCCAGAGGATGAGAAGCCAGTTGCAGTAGTTGTACCTAAGCAGACAGTGGAGCCTGCCACTGGAT CCGTCCCAGAGTGGGCTGCTGCTGGTGCATTCGGAGTAGTTACCATCTTCACTCTGTTGCTTCGGAATGTACCTGTCCTTCAGGACAACTTGCT ATCAACATTTGATAACCTTGAGCTATTGAAAGATGGACTTCCTGGTGCCTTGGTAACTGGACTCATAGTAGGGGTTCATGAAATTGGACATATCCTTGCTGCTAGGGATGCTGGGGTCAAGCTTTCGGTACCATATTTTGTTCCTAGCTGGCAG ATAGGATCTTTTGGTGGCATCACCAGAATAGTCAATATTGTCCGCAATCGCGGGGACCTGCTCAAGGTAGCAGCTGCTGGACCGGTTGCGGGGTTTTCGCTCGGATTTGGTCTTCTTCTGCTGGGCTTCACGTTACCTCCAAGTGACGGTCTTGGTATCATCGTAGATCCCGCCGTATTTCATCAATCATTTCTTCTTGGTGGTCTTG CAAAACTTATTCTTGGAGATGTTCTAAAAGAAGGAACACAACTATCCATCAACCCTCTGGTTTTGTGGGCTTGGGCTGGTCTCCTGATCAATGCCATCAACAGCATCCCCGCGGGAGAGCTCGACGGTGGCCGCATAGCGCTTGCCATGTGGGGAAGAAAG GTATCATCCCGGCTTGGCAGCGTCACCATTGCGTTGCTCGGGCTCTCGTCGCTCTTCAGCGACGTCGCCTTCTACTGGGCGGTACTCATCTTCTTCCTGCAGAGGGGCCCGATCGCTcccctctccgaggagataacggaGCCCGAGAACAGATACATCGGCCTCGGCGTCACCATTTTGTTCCTGGGGCTGCTGGTCTGCCTGCCCTACCCGTTCCTCTTCGACCCTTCGCAAGTTACTGATTTCGACTTCTGA
- the LOC119274614 gene encoding probable zinc metalloprotease EGY2, chloroplastic isoform X1: MSSSPPCPPPSRATSSYGCCCHRPLLASTSAPARSRGARLTLTLRSPSLPPPAGPLSRSGSRRVACRAADEPEPAASNGDEAVADAPSPPADSVVQEDAAAEADSGADNTKDESPNAEPLNSALTSLQNIDRYAKAAADSAAQTKDESPNAEPVSAAVTSLQNIDRYVNAAADSTAQTKDESPNAEPVSASDTVQNIDGDATAAADSAAQKQEQLVEVDVNVASGSPLPGMKQQLEEAVSIPKATVDILKDQVFSFDTFFVTSHEPYEGGILFKGNLRGVPAKSFEKITTRLENKFGDEFKVFLLINPEDEKPVAVVVPKQTVEPATGSVPEWAAAGAFGVVTIFTLLLRNVPVLQDNLLSTFDNLELLKDGLPGALVTGLIVGVHEIGHILAARDAGVKLSVPYFVPSWQIGSFGGITRIVNIVRNRGDLLKVAAAGPVAGFSLGFGLLLLGFTLPPSDGLGIIVDPAVFHQSFLLGGLAKLILGDVLKEGTQLSINPLVLWAWAGLLINAINSIPAGELDGGRIALAMWGRKVSSRLGSVTIALLGLSSLFSDVAFYWAVLIFFLQRGPIAPLSEEITEPENRYIGLGVTILFLGLLVCLPYPFLFDPSQVTDFDF, translated from the exons ATGAGCTCTTCTCCTCCTTGCCCGCCGCCGTCGCGGGCCACGTCGTCGTACGGATGCTGCTGCCACCGCCCGCTCCTCGCGTCCACCTCCGCGCCGGCGAGGAGCAGAGGCGCTCGCCTCACGCTCACGCTCCGCTCCCCATCCCTCCCGCCTCCCGCCGGCCCTCTCAGCAG GTCGGGGAGCCGGAGGGTCGCATGCCGAGCGGCCGACGAGCCTGAGCCAGCCGCCAGCAATGGCGACGAGGCTGTGGCTGATGCCCCATCGCCTCCAGCCGACAGTGTTGTCCAAGAAGATGCAGCTGCAGAGGCCGATTCTGGTGCAGACAAT ACGAAAGATGAATCCCCGAATGCAGAGCCGCTAAACTCCGCTCTCACATCGCTTCAGAACATCGACCGGTATGCTAAAGCAGCCGCTGACAGCGCTGCGCAG ACGAAAGATGAATCCCCGAATGCAGAGCCGGTAAGCGCCGCTGTCACATCACTTCAGAACATCGACCGGTATGTCAATGCAGCCGCTGACAGCACTGCGCAG ACGAAAGATGAATCCCCGAATGCAGAGCCGGTAAGCGCTAGCGACACGGTTCAGAACATCGACGGAGATGCGACTGCAGCCGCTGACAGCGCTGCGCAG AAACAGGAGCAGCTGGTGGAGGTTGATGTTAATGTTGCTAGTGGCTCTCCTTTGCCTGGAATGAAG CAACAGCTTGAAGAAGCTGTGAGTATCCCCAAGGCTACAGTAGACATCCTAAAGGATCAAGTTTTCAGTTTTGACACGTTCTTCGTGACCAGCCACGAGCCTTATGAG GGTGGAATACTATTTAAAGGGAACTTGCGTGGTGTGCCagccaaaagttttgaaaagatcaCAACTCGACTAGAG AACAAATTTGGCGATGAATTTAAGGTTTTTCTTCTCATCAATCCAGAGGATGAGAAGCCAGTTGCAGTAGTTGTACCTAAGCAGACAGTGGAGCCTGCCACTGGAT CCGTCCCAGAGTGGGCTGCTGCTGGTGCATTCGGAGTAGTTACCATCTTCACTCTGTTGCTTCGGAATGTACCTGTCCTTCAGGACAACTTGCT ATCAACATTTGATAACCTTGAGCTATTGAAAGATGGACTTCCTGGTGCCTTGGTAACTGGACTCATAGTAGGGGTTCATGAAATTGGACATATCCTTGCTGCTAGGGATGCTGGGGTCAAGCTTTCGGTACCATATTTTGTTCCTAGCTGGCAG ATAGGATCTTTTGGTGGCATCACCAGAATAGTCAATATTGTCCGCAATCGCGGGGACCTGCTCAAGGTAGCAGCTGCTGGACCGGTTGCGGGGTTTTCGCTCGGATTTGGTCTTCTTCTGCTGGGCTTCACGTTACCTCCAAGTGACGGTCTTGGTATCATCGTAGATCCCGCCGTATTTCATCAATCATTTCTTCTTGGTGGTCTTG CAAAACTTATTCTTGGAGATGTTCTAAAAGAAGGAACACAACTATCCATCAACCCTCTGGTTTTGTGGGCTTGGGCTGGTCTCCTGATCAATGCCATCAACAGCATCCCCGCGGGAGAGCTCGACGGTGGCCGCATAGCGCTTGCCATGTGGGGAAGAAAG GTATCATCCCGGCTTGGCAGCGTCACCATTGCGTTGCTCGGGCTCTCGTCGCTCTTCAGCGACGTCGCCTTCTACTGGGCGGTACTCATCTTCTTCCTGCAGAGGGGCCCGATCGCTcccctctccgaggagataacggaGCCCGAGAACAGATACATCGGCCTCGGCGTCACCATTTTGTTCCTGGGGCTGCTGGTCTGCCTGCCCTACCCGTTCCTCTTCGACCCTTCGCAAGTTACTGATTTCGACTTCTGA
- the LOC119274614 gene encoding probable zinc metalloprotease EGY2, chloroplastic isoform X7, with translation MSSSPPCPPPSRATSSYGCCCHRPLLASTSAPARSRGARLTLTLRSPSLPPPAGPLSRSGSRRVACRAADEPEPAASNGDEAVADAPSPPADSVVQEDAAAEADSGADNTKDESPNAEPLNSALTSLQNIDRYAKAAADSAAQEQLVEVDVNVASGSPLPGMKQQLEEAVSIPKATVDILKDQVFSFDTFFVTSHEPYEGGILFKGNLRGVPAKSFEKITTRLENKFGDEFKVFLLINPEDEKPVAVVVPKQTVEPATGSVPEWAAAGAFGVVTIFTLLLRNVPVLQDNLLSTFDNLELLKDGLPGALVTGLIVGVHEIGHILAARDAGVKLSVPYFVPSWQIGSFGGITRIVNIVRNRGDLLKVAAAGPVAGFSLGFGLLLLGFTLPPSDGLGIIVDPAVFHQSFLLGGLAKLILGDVLKEGTQLSINPLVLWAWAGLLINAINSIPAGELDGGRIALAMWGRKVSSRLGSVTIALLGLSSLFSDVAFYWAVLIFFLQRGPIAPLSEEITEPENRYIGLGVTILFLGLLVCLPYPFLFDPSQVTDFDF, from the exons ATGAGCTCTTCTCCTCCTTGCCCGCCGCCGTCGCGGGCCACGTCGTCGTACGGATGCTGCTGCCACCGCCCGCTCCTCGCGTCCACCTCCGCGCCGGCGAGGAGCAGAGGCGCTCGCCTCACGCTCACGCTCCGCTCCCCATCCCTCCCGCCTCCCGCCGGCCCTCTCAGCAG GTCGGGGAGCCGGAGGGTCGCATGCCGAGCGGCCGACGAGCCTGAGCCAGCCGCCAGCAATGGCGACGAGGCTGTGGCTGATGCCCCATCGCCTCCAGCCGACAGTGTTGTCCAAGAAGATGCAGCTGCAGAGGCCGATTCTGGTGCAGACAAT ACGAAAGATGAATCCCCGAATGCAGAGCCGCTAAACTCCGCTCTCACATCGCTTCAGAACATCGACCGGTATGCTAAAGCAGCCGCTGACAGCGCTGCGCAG GAGCAGCTGGTGGAGGTTGATGTTAATGTTGCTAGTGGCTCTCCTTTGCCTGGAATGAAG CAACAGCTTGAAGAAGCTGTGAGTATCCCCAAGGCTACAGTAGACATCCTAAAGGATCAAGTTTTCAGTTTTGACACGTTCTTCGTGACCAGCCACGAGCCTTATGAG GGTGGAATACTATTTAAAGGGAACTTGCGTGGTGTGCCagccaaaagttttgaaaagatcaCAACTCGACTAGAG AACAAATTTGGCGATGAATTTAAGGTTTTTCTTCTCATCAATCCAGAGGATGAGAAGCCAGTTGCAGTAGTTGTACCTAAGCAGACAGTGGAGCCTGCCACTGGAT CCGTCCCAGAGTGGGCTGCTGCTGGTGCATTCGGAGTAGTTACCATCTTCACTCTGTTGCTTCGGAATGTACCTGTCCTTCAGGACAACTTGCT ATCAACATTTGATAACCTTGAGCTATTGAAAGATGGACTTCCTGGTGCCTTGGTAACTGGACTCATAGTAGGGGTTCATGAAATTGGACATATCCTTGCTGCTAGGGATGCTGGGGTCAAGCTTTCGGTACCATATTTTGTTCCTAGCTGGCAG ATAGGATCTTTTGGTGGCATCACCAGAATAGTCAATATTGTCCGCAATCGCGGGGACCTGCTCAAGGTAGCAGCTGCTGGACCGGTTGCGGGGTTTTCGCTCGGATTTGGTCTTCTTCTGCTGGGCTTCACGTTACCTCCAAGTGACGGTCTTGGTATCATCGTAGATCCCGCCGTATTTCATCAATCATTTCTTCTTGGTGGTCTTG CAAAACTTATTCTTGGAGATGTTCTAAAAGAAGGAACACAACTATCCATCAACCCTCTGGTTTTGTGGGCTTGGGCTGGTCTCCTGATCAATGCCATCAACAGCATCCCCGCGGGAGAGCTCGACGGTGGCCGCATAGCGCTTGCCATGTGGGGAAGAAAG GTATCATCCCGGCTTGGCAGCGTCACCATTGCGTTGCTCGGGCTCTCGTCGCTCTTCAGCGACGTCGCCTTCTACTGGGCGGTACTCATCTTCTTCCTGCAGAGGGGCCCGATCGCTcccctctccgaggagataacggaGCCCGAGAACAGATACATCGGCCTCGGCGTCACCATTTTGTTCCTGGGGCTGCTGGTCTGCCTGCCCTACCCGTTCCTCTTCGACCCTTCGCAAGTTACTGATTTCGACTTCTGA
- the LOC119274614 gene encoding probable zinc metalloprotease EGY2, chloroplastic isoform X2, with amino-acid sequence MSSSPPCPPPSRATSSYGCCCHRPLLASTSAPARSRGARLTLTLRSPSLPPPAGPLSRSGSRRVACRAADEPEPAASNGDEAVADAPSPPADSVVQEDAAAEADSGADNTKDESPNAEPLNSALTSLQNIDRYAKAAADSAAQTKDESPNAEPVSAAVTSLQNIDRYVNAAADSTAQTKDESPNAEPVSASDTVQNIDGDATAAADSAAQEQLVEVDVNVASGSPLPGMKQQLEEAVSIPKATVDILKDQVFSFDTFFVTSHEPYEGGILFKGNLRGVPAKSFEKITTRLENKFGDEFKVFLLINPEDEKPVAVVVPKQTVEPATGSVPEWAAAGAFGVVTIFTLLLRNVPVLQDNLLSTFDNLELLKDGLPGALVTGLIVGVHEIGHILAARDAGVKLSVPYFVPSWQIGSFGGITRIVNIVRNRGDLLKVAAAGPVAGFSLGFGLLLLGFTLPPSDGLGIIVDPAVFHQSFLLGGLAKLILGDVLKEGTQLSINPLVLWAWAGLLINAINSIPAGELDGGRIALAMWGRKVSSRLGSVTIALLGLSSLFSDVAFYWAVLIFFLQRGPIAPLSEEITEPENRYIGLGVTILFLGLLVCLPYPFLFDPSQVTDFDF; translated from the exons ATGAGCTCTTCTCCTCCTTGCCCGCCGCCGTCGCGGGCCACGTCGTCGTACGGATGCTGCTGCCACCGCCCGCTCCTCGCGTCCACCTCCGCGCCGGCGAGGAGCAGAGGCGCTCGCCTCACGCTCACGCTCCGCTCCCCATCCCTCCCGCCTCCCGCCGGCCCTCTCAGCAG GTCGGGGAGCCGGAGGGTCGCATGCCGAGCGGCCGACGAGCCTGAGCCAGCCGCCAGCAATGGCGACGAGGCTGTGGCTGATGCCCCATCGCCTCCAGCCGACAGTGTTGTCCAAGAAGATGCAGCTGCAGAGGCCGATTCTGGTGCAGACAAT ACGAAAGATGAATCCCCGAATGCAGAGCCGCTAAACTCCGCTCTCACATCGCTTCAGAACATCGACCGGTATGCTAAAGCAGCCGCTGACAGCGCTGCGCAG ACGAAAGATGAATCCCCGAATGCAGAGCCGGTAAGCGCCGCTGTCACATCACTTCAGAACATCGACCGGTATGTCAATGCAGCCGCTGACAGCACTGCGCAG ACGAAAGATGAATCCCCGAATGCAGAGCCGGTAAGCGCTAGCGACACGGTTCAGAACATCGACGGAGATGCGACTGCAGCCGCTGACAGCGCTGCGCAG GAGCAGCTGGTGGAGGTTGATGTTAATGTTGCTAGTGGCTCTCCTTTGCCTGGAATGAAG CAACAGCTTGAAGAAGCTGTGAGTATCCCCAAGGCTACAGTAGACATCCTAAAGGATCAAGTTTTCAGTTTTGACACGTTCTTCGTGACCAGCCACGAGCCTTATGAG GGTGGAATACTATTTAAAGGGAACTTGCGTGGTGTGCCagccaaaagttttgaaaagatcaCAACTCGACTAGAG AACAAATTTGGCGATGAATTTAAGGTTTTTCTTCTCATCAATCCAGAGGATGAGAAGCCAGTTGCAGTAGTTGTACCTAAGCAGACAGTGGAGCCTGCCACTGGAT CCGTCCCAGAGTGGGCTGCTGCTGGTGCATTCGGAGTAGTTACCATCTTCACTCTGTTGCTTCGGAATGTACCTGTCCTTCAGGACAACTTGCT ATCAACATTTGATAACCTTGAGCTATTGAAAGATGGACTTCCTGGTGCCTTGGTAACTGGACTCATAGTAGGGGTTCATGAAATTGGACATATCCTTGCTGCTAGGGATGCTGGGGTCAAGCTTTCGGTACCATATTTTGTTCCTAGCTGGCAG ATAGGATCTTTTGGTGGCATCACCAGAATAGTCAATATTGTCCGCAATCGCGGGGACCTGCTCAAGGTAGCAGCTGCTGGACCGGTTGCGGGGTTTTCGCTCGGATTTGGTCTTCTTCTGCTGGGCTTCACGTTACCTCCAAGTGACGGTCTTGGTATCATCGTAGATCCCGCCGTATTTCATCAATCATTTCTTCTTGGTGGTCTTG CAAAACTTATTCTTGGAGATGTTCTAAAAGAAGGAACACAACTATCCATCAACCCTCTGGTTTTGTGGGCTTGGGCTGGTCTCCTGATCAATGCCATCAACAGCATCCCCGCGGGAGAGCTCGACGGTGGCCGCATAGCGCTTGCCATGTGGGGAAGAAAG GTATCATCCCGGCTTGGCAGCGTCACCATTGCGTTGCTCGGGCTCTCGTCGCTCTTCAGCGACGTCGCCTTCTACTGGGCGGTACTCATCTTCTTCCTGCAGAGGGGCCCGATCGCTcccctctccgaggagataacggaGCCCGAGAACAGATACATCGGCCTCGGCGTCACCATTTTGTTCCTGGGGCTGCTGGTCTGCCTGCCCTACCCGTTCCTCTTCGACCCTTCGCAAGTTACTGATTTCGACTTCTGA
- the LOC119274614 gene encoding probable zinc metalloprotease EGY2, chloroplastic isoform X6: MSSSPPCPPPSRATSSYGCCCHRPLLASTSAPARSRGARLTLTLRSPSLPPPAGPLSRSGSRRVACRAADEPEPAASNGDEAVADAPSPPADSVVQEDAAAEADSGADNTKDESPNAEPLNSALTSLQNIDRYAKAAADSAAQTKDESPNAEPVSASDTVQNIDGDATAAADSAAQEQLVEVDVNVASGSPLPGMKQQLEEAVSIPKATVDILKDQVFSFDTFFVTSHEPYEGGILFKGNLRGVPAKSFEKITTRLENKFGDEFKVFLLINPEDEKPVAVVVPKQTVEPATGSVPEWAAAGAFGVVTIFTLLLRNVPVLQDNLLSTFDNLELLKDGLPGALVTGLIVGVHEIGHILAARDAGVKLSVPYFVPSWQIGSFGGITRIVNIVRNRGDLLKVAAAGPVAGFSLGFGLLLLGFTLPPSDGLGIIVDPAVFHQSFLLGGLAKLILGDVLKEGTQLSINPLVLWAWAGLLINAINSIPAGELDGGRIALAMWGRKVSSRLGSVTIALLGLSSLFSDVAFYWAVLIFFLQRGPIAPLSEEITEPENRYIGLGVTILFLGLLVCLPYPFLFDPSQVTDFDF; the protein is encoded by the exons ATGAGCTCTTCTCCTCCTTGCCCGCCGCCGTCGCGGGCCACGTCGTCGTACGGATGCTGCTGCCACCGCCCGCTCCTCGCGTCCACCTCCGCGCCGGCGAGGAGCAGAGGCGCTCGCCTCACGCTCACGCTCCGCTCCCCATCCCTCCCGCCTCCCGCCGGCCCTCTCAGCAG GTCGGGGAGCCGGAGGGTCGCATGCCGAGCGGCCGACGAGCCTGAGCCAGCCGCCAGCAATGGCGACGAGGCTGTGGCTGATGCCCCATCGCCTCCAGCCGACAGTGTTGTCCAAGAAGATGCAGCTGCAGAGGCCGATTCTGGTGCAGACAAT ACGAAAGATGAATCCCCGAATGCAGAGCCGCTAAACTCCGCTCTCACATCGCTTCAGAACATCGACCGGTATGCTAAAGCAGCCGCTGACAGCGCTGCGCAG ACGAAAGATGAATCCCCGAATGCAGAGCCGGTAAGCGCTAGCGACACGGTTCAGAACATCGACGGAGATGCGACTGCAGCCGCTGACAGCGCTGCGCAG GAGCAGCTGGTGGAGGTTGATGTTAATGTTGCTAGTGGCTCTCCTTTGCCTGGAATGAAG CAACAGCTTGAAGAAGCTGTGAGTATCCCCAAGGCTACAGTAGACATCCTAAAGGATCAAGTTTTCAGTTTTGACACGTTCTTCGTGACCAGCCACGAGCCTTATGAG GGTGGAATACTATTTAAAGGGAACTTGCGTGGTGTGCCagccaaaagttttgaaaagatcaCAACTCGACTAGAG AACAAATTTGGCGATGAATTTAAGGTTTTTCTTCTCATCAATCCAGAGGATGAGAAGCCAGTTGCAGTAGTTGTACCTAAGCAGACAGTGGAGCCTGCCACTGGAT CCGTCCCAGAGTGGGCTGCTGCTGGTGCATTCGGAGTAGTTACCATCTTCACTCTGTTGCTTCGGAATGTACCTGTCCTTCAGGACAACTTGCT ATCAACATTTGATAACCTTGAGCTATTGAAAGATGGACTTCCTGGTGCCTTGGTAACTGGACTCATAGTAGGGGTTCATGAAATTGGACATATCCTTGCTGCTAGGGATGCTGGGGTCAAGCTTTCGGTACCATATTTTGTTCCTAGCTGGCAG ATAGGATCTTTTGGTGGCATCACCAGAATAGTCAATATTGTCCGCAATCGCGGGGACCTGCTCAAGGTAGCAGCTGCTGGACCGGTTGCGGGGTTTTCGCTCGGATTTGGTCTTCTTCTGCTGGGCTTCACGTTACCTCCAAGTGACGGTCTTGGTATCATCGTAGATCCCGCCGTATTTCATCAATCATTTCTTCTTGGTGGTCTTG CAAAACTTATTCTTGGAGATGTTCTAAAAGAAGGAACACAACTATCCATCAACCCTCTGGTTTTGTGGGCTTGGGCTGGTCTCCTGATCAATGCCATCAACAGCATCCCCGCGGGAGAGCTCGACGGTGGCCGCATAGCGCTTGCCATGTGGGGAAGAAAG GTATCATCCCGGCTTGGCAGCGTCACCATTGCGTTGCTCGGGCTCTCGTCGCTCTTCAGCGACGTCGCCTTCTACTGGGCGGTACTCATCTTCTTCCTGCAGAGGGGCCCGATCGCTcccctctccgaggagataacggaGCCCGAGAACAGATACATCGGCCTCGGCGTCACCATTTTGTTCCTGGGGCTGCTGGTCTGCCTGCCCTACCCGTTCCTCTTCGACCCTTCGCAAGTTACTGATTTCGACTTCTGA